The proteins below are encoded in one region of Pseudoduganella armeniaca:
- a CDS encoding DUF4212 domain-containing protein has product MLDNAHHWRATRRLTAVLLLAWLLTGFLAVFFARELAGLTIFGWPLSFYLAAQGASLVYLALIGIYAWRMRRLDRQYRERA; this is encoded by the coding sequence ATTTTGGATAACGCCCACCACTGGCGCGCCACGCGTCGCCTGACCGCCGTTTTGCTGCTGGCCTGGCTGCTGACGGGCTTCCTGGCCGTGTTCTTCGCGCGCGAGCTGGCCGGCCTGACGATCTTCGGCTGGCCGCTGTCGTTCTACCTGGCCGCGCAGGGCGCCTCGCTGGTGTATCTCGCCCTGATCGGCATCTACGCCTGGCGCATGCGCCGGCTCGACCGCCAGTACCGGGAGCGCGCGTGA
- a CDS encoding sensor histidine kinase: MSTEADQSWQATPEEEGEIQHSLFGEILDWMLAPLLLLWPMSIAITYLVAKSIANQPFDHALEDSVTVLAQQVRDVNGSLVQRLPGSARDILRADDIDSIYFQILGPQGGYVDGDRDLPRPEPQAEDDAAPAGTVHFRGDNLHGTPIRVAYTYVNLEENNERPPRLALVQVAETLEKRAKLANEIIKGVILPQFIILPVVLALVWFALSRGLLPLAELQERIRARPSDDLSPIAPNQVPEEIAPLVRSLNEMLARLAQSIDMQKRFIADAAHQMKTPLAGMRTQSELALRQTDQQEIHRSLEQLAKSSEAATRLVNQLLTLARAENQPQAGTALAPLDLAEIARNAVRDWVPASFNHRIDLGFEGPDQHVEIDGNAVMLRELLNNLIDNALRYTPPEGSVTVRVRAGAEAAILEVEDTGPGIPPAERLHVFERFYRILGSNVEGSGLGLAIVREIAQQHGAEIDIFSNPRAPQPKYPGSLFRLTFPPRPQATPPDEETPYFG, encoded by the coding sequence GTGAGCACGGAAGCCGACCAGTCCTGGCAAGCCACGCCCGAAGAGGAAGGCGAGATCCAGCATTCGCTGTTCGGCGAGATCCTCGACTGGATGCTGGCCCCGTTGCTGCTGCTGTGGCCGATGAGCATCGCCATCACGTACCTGGTGGCGAAGTCGATCGCCAATCAGCCGTTCGACCACGCGCTGGAGGATTCCGTCACCGTGCTGGCGCAGCAGGTGCGCGACGTCAACGGTTCGCTGGTGCAGCGACTGCCCGGCTCCGCGCGCGACATCCTGCGCGCCGACGATATCGACAGCATCTACTTCCAGATCCTGGGGCCGCAGGGCGGCTACGTGGACGGCGACCGTGACCTGCCGCGCCCCGAACCGCAGGCGGAGGACGACGCCGCGCCCGCCGGCACCGTGCACTTCCGCGGCGATAACCTGCACGGCACGCCGATCCGGGTGGCCTACACCTACGTCAACCTGGAAGAGAACAACGAACGCCCGCCGCGCCTGGCGCTGGTGCAGGTGGCGGAAACGCTGGAAAAGCGCGCCAAGCTGGCCAACGAGATCATCAAGGGCGTGATCCTGCCGCAGTTCATCATCCTGCCCGTGGTGCTGGCGCTGGTGTGGTTCGCCCTGTCGCGCGGGCTGCTGCCGCTGGCCGAGCTGCAGGAGCGCATCCGCGCGCGTCCGTCCGACGACCTGTCGCCCATCGCGCCGAACCAGGTGCCGGAGGAAATCGCGCCGCTGGTGCGTTCGCTCAACGAGATGCTGGCGCGCCTGGCGCAGTCGATCGACATGCAGAAGCGCTTCATCGCCGACGCGGCGCACCAGATGAAGACGCCGCTGGCCGGCATGCGCACGCAGTCCGAACTGGCGCTGCGCCAGACCGACCAGCAGGAGATCCACCGCTCGCTGGAGCAGTTGGCGAAAAGTTCGGAGGCGGCCACCCGCCTCGTCAACCAGCTGCTGACATTGGCGCGGGCGGAAAACCAGCCGCAGGCCGGCACCGCGCTGGCGCCGCTCGACCTGGCCGAGATCGCCCGCAACGCCGTGCGCGACTGGGTCCCGGCCTCGTTCAACCACCGCATCGACCTGGGCTTCGAGGGCCCCGACCAGCACGTCGAAATCGACGGCAACGCCGTCATGCTGCGCGAGCTGCTGAACAACCTGATCGACAATGCGCTGCGCTACACGCCGCCGGAGGGCAGCGTGACGGTGCGCGTGCGCGCCGGCGCCGAGGCGGCCATCCTGGAGGTGGAGGACACCGGCCCCGGCATCCCGCCCGCCGAGCGGCTGCACGTGTTCGAACGCTTCTACCGCATCCTCGGCAGCAATGTCGAAGGCAGCGGCCTCGGCCTGGCCATTGTGCGCGAGATCGCCCAGCAGCACGGCGCCGAGATCGACATCTTCAGCAACCCGCGCGCCCCGCAGCCGAAATACCCGGGCAGCCTGTTCCGCCTGACGTTCCCGCCCCGCCCCCAGGCGACGCCGCCCGACGAGGAGACCCCGTATTTTGGATAA
- a CDS encoding response regulator: MRILLAEDDSVLADGLTRSLRQSGYAIDCVKNGQEADTALSTQEFDLLILDLGLPKLSGLEVLRRLRARNSLLPVLILTAADSVEQRVNGLDLGADDYMAKPFALSELEARVRALTRRGQGGGSTVVKHGPLTYDQVGRSAYINEQMLDLSARELGLLEILLARTGRLVSKEQLVDHLCEWGEEVSNNAIEVYVHRLRKKIETGGIRIATVRGLGYCLEKYASPAPASADAK; this comes from the coding sequence ATGCGTATTTTACTAGCCGAAGATGACAGCGTCCTGGCGGACGGGCTGACGCGCTCGCTGCGCCAGTCCGGCTATGCCATCGATTGCGTCAAGAACGGGCAGGAGGCCGATACGGCCCTGTCCACCCAGGAGTTCGACCTGCTGATCCTGGACCTGGGCCTGCCCAAATTGTCCGGGCTGGAGGTGCTGCGCCGCCTGCGCGCGCGCAACTCGCTGCTGCCGGTCCTGATCCTGACGGCGGCCGACTCGGTGGAGCAGCGCGTCAACGGCCTCGACCTGGGCGCCGACGACTACATGGCCAAGCCCTTCGCGCTGTCGGAACTGGAGGCGCGCGTGCGCGCGCTGACCCGGCGCGGCCAGGGCGGCGGCTCCACCGTCGTCAAGCACGGCCCCCTCACCTACGACCAGGTCGGCCGCAGCGCCTATATCAACGAGCAGATGCTGGACCTGTCGGCACGCGAACTGGGCCTGCTGGAAATCCTGCTGGCCCGCACCGGGCGGCTGGTGTCGAAGGAACAGCTGGTCGATCACCTGTGCGAGTGGGGCGAGGAAGTCAGCAACAACGCCATCGAGGTCTACGTGCACCGGCTGCGCAAGAAGATCGAGACGGGCGGCATCCGCATCGCCACCGTGCGCGGCCTCGGCTACTGCCTGGAAAAATACGCCAGCCCGGCCCCGGCGTCCGCCGACGCCAAGTGA
- the recA gene encoding recombinase RecA — protein sequence MDDKKAAVPASEKAKALAAALAQIEKQFGKGSVMRMDASAPLEEVQTVSTGSLGLDIALGVGGLPRGRVVEIYGPESSGKTTLTLQTIAEMQKIGGTCAFIDAEHALDVTYAQKLGVNLHELLISQPDTGEQALEICDALVRSGSVDMIVVDSVAALTPRAEIEGDMGDSLPGLQARLMSQALRKLTGTINRTNTLVIFINQIRMKIGVMFGSPETTTGGNALKFYASVRLDIRRTGSIKAGDEVIGNETKVKVVKNKIAPPFKEAHFDILYGEGTSREGEIIDLGVEAKIVEKSGSWYSYGGERIGQGKDNARTFLKERPALAREIENKVRASLGVRELPPSADGGEAPAPKLKAVD from the coding sequence ATGGACGACAAGAAAGCGGCAGTACCTGCATCGGAAAAGGCCAAAGCGCTTGCCGCAGCGCTGGCTCAGATTGAAAAGCAGTTCGGCAAGGGCTCCGTGATGCGCATGGATGCCAGTGCTCCGCTGGAAGAAGTGCAGACCGTGTCCACCGGCTCCCTGGGCCTGGACATCGCGCTGGGCGTCGGCGGCCTGCCGCGCGGCCGCGTGGTCGAGATCTATGGTCCGGAATCGTCGGGTAAAACCACGCTGACCCTGCAGACCATCGCCGAGATGCAGAAAATCGGCGGCACCTGCGCGTTCATCGATGCGGAACACGCCCTGGACGTGACGTATGCGCAGAAGCTGGGCGTGAACCTGCACGAGCTGCTGATTTCGCAGCCGGACACGGGCGAACAAGCACTGGAGATCTGCGACGCGCTGGTGCGTTCGGGCTCCGTGGACATGATCGTGGTCGACTCGGTGGCGGCACTGACGCCACGCGCCGAGATCGAAGGCGACATGGGCGACTCGCTGCCAGGCCTGCAGGCCCGTCTGATGTCCCAGGCGCTGCGCAAGCTGACCGGCACGATCAACCGCACCAACACGCTGGTCATCTTCATCAACCAGATCCGCATGAAGATCGGCGTGATGTTCGGCAGCCCGGAAACGACGACGGGCGGTAACGCGCTGAAGTTCTACGCCTCCGTGCGCCTGGACATCCGCCGCACCGGCTCGATCAAGGCCGGCGACGAGGTGATCGGTAACGAAACGAAGGTCAAAGTCGTCAAGAACAAGATCGCGCCGCCGTTCAAGGAAGCGCACTTCGACATCCTGTATGGCGAAGGCACGTCGCGCGAAGGCGAGATCATCGACCTGGGCGTGGAAGCGAAGATCGTCGAGAAGTCGGGCTCGTGGTACAGCTACGGCGGCGAACGCATCGGCCAGGGTAAGGACAATGCCCGTACGTTCCTGAAAGAGCGTCCGGCGCTGGCCCGCGAGATCGAAAACAAGGTCCGCGCCTCGCTGGGCGTACGCGAACTGCCGCCATCGGCGGACGGCGGCGAAGCCCCGGCCCCGAAGCTGAAGGCCGTGGACTGA
- the recX gene encoding recombination regulator RecX has product MPAPPVSLKARALRLLSTREHSRLELGRKLARHAEEGEDVEALLDWLEKNKWLSQERFSESLVHRRAARYGNSRILAELQSHGIQGEALQELKAGLVEDEVARCCEVWRRKFGEVATDAEGRAKQMRFLIQRGFSQKAVRAAMKGCPEE; this is encoded by the coding sequence ATGCCCGCCCCACCCGTCAGCCTCAAAGCCCGCGCCCTGCGCCTGCTCTCCACCCGCGAGCACAGCCGCCTGGAACTGGGCCGCAAGCTGGCCCGCCACGCGGAGGAGGGGGAAGACGTCGAAGCCCTGCTGGACTGGCTGGAAAAAAACAAATGGCTGTCGCAGGAGCGCTTCTCCGAATCGCTGGTGCACCGCCGCGCCGCCCGCTACGGCAACAGCCGCATCCTGGCCGAGCTGCAAAGCCATGGCATCCAGGGCGAGGCGCTGCAGGAGCTGAAGGCCGGCCTGGTGGAAGACGAAGTGGCGCGCTGCTGCGAAGTCTGGCGCCGCAAGTTCGGCGAAGTGGCCACCGACGCGGAAGGCCGCGCCAAGCAGATGCGCTTCCTGATCCAGCGCGGCTTCTCCCAGAAAGCCGTGCGCGCTGCGATGAAAGGTTGTCCAGAGGAGTAG
- a CDS encoding DNA cytosine methyltransferase translates to MNSLVAKKMVQNEYLTALNSLRLPSPSRLSYASVFCGGGGLDLGFSLAGIRPKFSSDVIPSFCQTIKHNLPGHLVEPHDITQLSGHDVIKKVGAPIDIVIGGPPCQAFSILGDRKSVDDPRGQLAFEYVRFIKEISPQAFLFENVPGLLTVNKGRDWDQLLEYFRTETGYTLHWTKLNSVRYGVPQIRQRVIVVGFKNDVTFRWPAPKFSDNPDQPELGLSIPRTAWLALEDVEGLDNHVLRQHCERVVTRYSQIPPGGRDRKDHTDRIHPDKPSGTVLVGSGAGGGRPFIHPVEHRHITVREAARLQSFPDWWEFQGGPTSAYRQVGNAVPPLMAYAIALEIKKALEG, encoded by the coding sequence ATGAACTCCTTAGTAGCAAAAAAGATGGTGCAGAACGAGTATTTGACTGCACTCAATAGCCTTCGGCTTCCATCACCATCACGCTTAAGCTACGCTTCTGTGTTTTGTGGAGGCGGCGGCCTCGATTTAGGTTTTAGCCTTGCAGGCATTCGGCCTAAATTTTCCTCGGACGTCATCCCCTCATTTTGTCAGACAATTAAGCACAATTTGCCTGGGCATTTGGTCGAGCCGCATGATATCACTCAGCTTTCGGGACATGATGTTATTAAGAAAGTGGGCGCACCAATAGATATCGTTATAGGTGGCCCCCCGTGTCAGGCCTTCAGTATTTTAGGTGATAGGAAATCTGTTGACGATCCTCGTGGCCAACTAGCATTCGAGTATGTCCGTTTTATCAAGGAGATCTCTCCCCAAGCGTTCCTTTTCGAGAACGTTCCGGGATTGCTTACCGTTAATAAAGGCCGGGATTGGGACCAGCTTTTAGAGTATTTTAGAACAGAAACTGGATATACGCTTCACTGGACGAAGCTTAACTCTGTTCGATATGGCGTACCGCAAATTAGACAACGTGTAATTGTTGTGGGATTCAAGAACGATGTTACATTCCGGTGGCCCGCTCCAAAGTTCAGCGATAACCCCGATCAACCGGAGCTAGGTCTCTCTATACCCCGGACTGCGTGGCTGGCGCTTGAAGATGTAGAGGGCCTCGATAACCACGTTCTCCGACAGCACTGCGAAAGGGTAGTTACACGTTACAGCCAAATCCCGCCGGGCGGGCGCGACAGAAAAGACCATACTGACCGCATTCATCCTGATAAGCCATCTGGTACTGTTTTAGTCGGATCCGGCGCTGGCGGGGGCCGTCCATTTATTCATCCTGTAGAGCATAGGCATATTACCGTCAGGGAAGCCGCACGGCTTCAGTCGTTCCCAGATTGGTGGGAATTCCAGGGCGGACCAACCTCGGCTTATCGTCAAGTAGGTAATGCAGTCCCCCCGTTGATGGCGTACGCTATTGCGTTAGAGATAAAGAAAGCTCTCGAAGGATGA
- a CDS encoding DUF2889 domain-containing protein translates to MSLSTPVSRRALRHTRAIDIQAFAREDGLWDLDAHIIDIKVGDTLLASGLRQGGQPLHDLWLRITVDTQLTIVDAEAVSDAVPYAGFCNTIGPAYKALIGLNLMKGFRHELKARLSGIAGCTHLTELAQILPTAAVQAFANDVWPTYDNATAVQPKEKPFQLDKCHALRTDGGAVARFYPRWVAQSASTAPLPQDP, encoded by the coding sequence ATGTCCCTGTCTACTCCAGTCTCACGTCGTGCGCTGCGCCATACGCGCGCCATAGACATCCAGGCGTTCGCGCGCGAGGATGGCTTGTGGGACCTCGACGCACATATCATCGACATCAAAGTGGGCGACACCCTGCTGGCTTCCGGCTTGCGCCAAGGCGGACAGCCCCTGCACGATCTCTGGCTGCGCATCACGGTGGACACGCAACTGACCATCGTCGACGCCGAGGCCGTCTCCGACGCCGTGCCATACGCCGGTTTCTGCAACACGATCGGCCCGGCCTACAAGGCGCTGATCGGCCTGAACCTGATGAAGGGCTTTCGGCACGAGCTGAAAGCGCGGCTGTCCGGCATTGCCGGCTGTACGCACCTGACGGAACTGGCGCAGATCCTGCCGACCGCGGCCGTCCAGGCCTTCGCCAACGACGTGTGGCCGACGTACGACAACGCCACCGCCGTCCAGCCCAAAGAGAAACCGTTCCAACTCGACAAATGCCACGCCCTCCGTACCGATGGCGGGGCAGTTGCCCGGTTCTACCCGCGCTGGGTGGCCCAGTCCGCCAGCACAGCCCCGCTGCCGCAAGACCCGTAG
- the sucC gene encoding ADP-forming succinate--CoA ligase subunit beta, with amino-acid sequence MKIHEYQGKEILRKFGVTVPRGIPCMTVEEAVKAAETLGGPVWVVKAQIHAGGRGKGGGVKVAKSLEQVKEYSEQIMGMQLVTHQTGPEGQKVRRLMIEEGADIKKELYVSLVTDRVSQRVVLMASSEGGMDIEEVAESHPEKIHNVIIDPAVGLTDADADDVARKIGVPEASIADARANLQGLYKAYWETDASLAEINPLILTGEGKVIALDAKFNFDANALFRHPEIVAYRDLDEEDPAEVEASKFDLAYISLDGNIGCLVNGAGLAMATMDTIKLFGGEPANFLDVGGGATAEKVTEAFKIMLKNPGLKAILVNIFGGIMRCDVIAEGVITASKAVSLQVPLVVRMKGTNEDLGKKMLAESGLPIIAADTMEDAAKSVVAAAAGQA; translated from the coding sequence ATGAAAATCCATGAGTATCAAGGCAAAGAGATCCTCCGAAAATTCGGAGTGACGGTTCCGCGCGGCATTCCGTGCATGACCGTGGAAGAGGCGGTGAAAGCTGCCGAGACGCTGGGCGGCCCGGTATGGGTGGTGAAGGCGCAGATCCACGCCGGTGGCCGTGGCAAGGGCGGTGGCGTGAAAGTCGCCAAGTCGCTGGAGCAGGTCAAGGAATACTCGGAACAGATCATGGGCATGCAGCTGGTCACGCACCAGACCGGCCCTGAAGGCCAGAAGGTCCGTCGCCTTATGATCGAAGAAGGCGCCGACATCAAGAAGGAACTGTACGTTTCGCTGGTGACCGACCGCGTTTCGCAGCGCGTCGTGCTGATGGCTTCCTCCGAAGGCGGCATGGACATCGAAGAAGTGGCCGAGTCCCATCCAGAGAAGATCCACAACGTGATCATCGATCCGGCCGTGGGCCTGACCGACGCGGATGCCGACGACGTCGCCCGCAAGATCGGCGTGCCGGAAGCCTCGATCGCCGATGCGCGCGCCAACCTGCAAGGCCTGTACAAGGCGTACTGGGAAACCGACGCGTCGCTGGCTGAAATCAACCCGCTGATCCTGACCGGCGAAGGCAAGGTCATCGCCCTGGACGCGAAGTTCAACTTCGACGCCAACGCCCTGTTCCGTCATCCGGAAATCGTCGCCTATCGCGACCTGGACGAAGAAGATCCAGCCGAAGTCGAAGCATCGAAGTTCGACCTGGCCTACATCTCCCTGGACGGCAATATCGGCTGCCTGGTGAACGGCGCCGGCCTGGCCATGGCCACGATGGACACCATCAAGCTGTTCGGCGGCGAACCAGCCAACTTCCTGGACGTGGGCGGTGGCGCCACGGCCGAGAAAGTGACCGAAGCGTTCAAGATCATGCTGAAGAACCCAGGCCTGAAGGCGATCCTGGTGAACATCTTCGGCGGCATCATGCGCTGCGACGTGATCGCCGAAGGCGTCATCACCGCATCGAAGGCCGTCTCCCTGCAGGTACCGCTGGTCGTGCGCATGAAGGGCACCAACGAAGACCTGGGCAAGAAGATGCTGGCCGAATCCGGCCTGCCGATCATCGCCGCCGATACGATGGAAGACGCAGCGAAGAGCGTTGTCGCTGCCGCTGCCGGTCAAGCTTAA
- the sucD gene encoding succinate--CoA ligase subunit alpha produces MSILINKDTKVITQGITGKTGQFHTRMCRDYANGKEAFVAGVNPKKAGEDFEGIPIYASVKEAKSETGATVSVIYVPPAGAAAAIWEAVEAELDLAICITEGIPVRDMMEVKDRMAKAGSKTLLLGPNCPGLITPDEIKIGIMPGHIHKKGRIGVVSRSGTLTYEAVGQLTALGLGQSSAVGIGGDPINGLKHIDVMRMFNDDPDTDAVIMIGEIGGPDEANAARWIKDNMKKPVVGFIAGVTAPPGKRMGHAGALISGGADTAQAKLEIMEACGITVTKNPSEMARLLKAML; encoded by the coding sequence ATGTCGATTCTGATCAACAAAGACACCAAAGTCATCACCCAGGGCATCACCGGCAAGACCGGTCAGTTCCACACCCGCATGTGCCGCGACTACGCGAACGGCAAGGAAGCCTTCGTTGCTGGCGTGAACCCGAAGAAAGCCGGCGAAGACTTCGAAGGCATTCCCATCTACGCCTCCGTCAAGGAAGCCAAATCGGAAACCGGCGCGACCGTTTCCGTGATCTACGTGCCGCCAGCAGGCGCCGCCGCCGCGATCTGGGAAGCTGTCGAAGCCGAACTGGACCTGGCAATCTGCATCACCGAAGGCATTCCAGTCCGTGACATGATGGAAGTCAAGGACCGCATGGCCAAGGCCGGCTCCAAGACCCTGCTGCTGGGCCCGAACTGCCCAGGCCTGATCACGCCGGACGAAATCAAGATCGGCATCATGCCAGGTCACATCCACAAGAAAGGCCGTATCGGCGTCGTGTCCCGTTCGGGCACGCTGACGTACGAAGCCGTCGGCCAGCTGACGGCACTGGGCCTGGGCCAATCGTCCGCGGTCGGTATCGGCGGCGACCCGATCAACGGCCTGAAGCACATCGACGTGATGCGCATGTTCAACGACGATCCTGATACCGACGCGGTCATCATGATCGGCGAAATCGGCGGTCCGGACGAAGCCAACGCCGCACGTTGGATCAAGGACAACATGAAGAAGCCAGTCGTTGGCTTCATCGCTGGCGTCACCGCGCCTCCGGGCAAGCGCATGGGCCACGCCGGCGCGCTGATCTCCGGCGGCGCCGACACGGCACAAGCCAAGCTGGAAATCATGGAAGCCTGCGGCATCACCGTGACGAAGAACCCGTCCGAAATGGCACGCCTGCTGAAGGCCATGCTGTAA